The following proteins are co-located in the Vigna angularis cultivar LongXiaoDou No.4 chromosome 2, ASM1680809v1, whole genome shotgun sequence genome:
- the LOC108320755 gene encoding pheophytinase, chloroplastic, protein MVTSTMTSACMTSITITSLGFPRYRSRCHSPVQNKIHFPRRFFSKLNIDAEDEVQTRVWNWRDYSIRYQHSGNNGPALLLVHGFGANSDHWRNNISVLAQSHRVYAIDLIGYGYSDKPNPRQIGDHSFYNFETWASQLNDFCLDVIKDEAFFLCNSIGGVVGLQAAVVAPNICRGIILLNISLRMLHIKKQPWYGKPFIRSFQRLLRDTALGKFFYKTVATKESVRNILCQCYHDTSKVTDELVQIILSPGLEPGAAEVFLEFICYSGGPLPEELLPRVKCPVLIAWGDKDPWEPIEIGRNYENFDSVEDFIVLPNVGHCPQDEAPHLVNPLVESFVARHAQSSPSTSIVN, encoded by the exons ATGGTCACGAGCACAATGACTAGCGCTTGTATGACATCAATCACCATAACCAGTCTCGGTTTCCCTCGCTACCGCTCACGCTGTCACTCTCcagttcaaaataaaattcatttccCCCGTCGATTCTTTTCCAAATTAAACATTGACGCTGAGGACGAGGTTCAGACCCG CGTTTGGAATTGGAGGGATTACTCCATTCGCTATCAACATTCTGGGAACAATGGTCCTGCGCTACTTTTAGTCCACGGTTTTGGAGCTAACAG TGACCACTGGAGGAACAACATTTCAGTTCTTGCTCAATCTCACCGTGTCTACGCCATTGATCTCATTGGATACGGATATTCAGATAAACCAAATCCTCGTCAAATAGGAGACCATTCTTTTTACAATTTCGAAACGTGGGCCTCTcaattaaatgatttttgtCTTGATGTCATAAAGGATGAAGCATTCTTTTTATGCAATTCTATTGGAG GAGTTGTTGGTCTTCAAGCAGCTGTGGTAGCACCAAACATTTGCCGGGGCATTATCCTTCTCAATATATCTCTGCGTATGCTTCATATAAAGAAGCAGCCTTGGTATGGAAAGCCTTTCATCAGATCATTCCAGAGATTGCTTAG GGATACTGCTTTAGGAAAATTCTTCTATAAAACTGTTGCCACAAAAGAATCTGTAAGGAACATTCTTTGCCAG TGCTATCATGACACCTCCAAGGTGACAGATGAGCTAGTGCAGATCATCCTTAGTCCAGGTCTGGAACCTGGAGCTGCAGAGGTATTTCTTGAGTTCATTTGCTATTCAGGTGGTCCTCTTCCCGAGGAACTACTACCTCGAGTAAAG tgcCCGGTTCTGATAGCATGGGGTGACAAGGATCCTTGGGAACCAATTGAGATTGgaagaaattatgaaaattttgattctGTTGAAGACTTCATTGTCCTTCCTAATGTTGGACATTGCCCCCAG GATGAGGCACCTCATCTTGTGAACCCACTCGTAGAATCATTTGTGGCACGACATGCTCAATCCTCGCCCAGTACCTCAATTGTTAATTGA